The following are encoded in a window of Plectropomus leopardus isolate mb chromosome 23, YSFRI_Pleo_2.0, whole genome shotgun sequence genomic DNA:
- the LOC121962044 gene encoding endonuclease domain-containing 1 protein-like, producing the protein MALWVQTFLLVNIITSAVRGRVETELSPECREFLYMGTPPTGLEHHSLRFICQWYNKRPRYMTLYNTVDHIPVFSAYTFKRTDGEKCVDVPWMYEPQLSTSSDTDEMQPFPSGYMHMNFEDAQAVLDDYTNAVLYERGTLNPDEHQDELDDKASTYTLTNVVPVVPDFNNRVWNNQQHIIRKRLNNYCRGTAYIVTGITTSGKMIRRENMNRVAVPTYLWSAYCCVDYDHNAPYDERYKFPSFAYYGLNEENKEVVEIHVQKLKEFLKKTTFVDQNFQIFVEDCVPPASSKT; encoded by the exons ATGGCACTGTGGGTACAGACTTTCCTGCTTGTCAACATAATAACATCAGCGGTAAGAGGGAGAGTGGAGACAGAGCTGTCTCCAGAGTGCAGAGAATTCCTCTACATGGGAACACCACCGACAGGACTGGAGCACCACTCACTCCGGTTCATTTGTCAGTGGTACAACAAGAGGCCACGCTACATGACGCTGTACAACACTGTGGACCACATACCTGTGTTCTCTGCCTACACCTTCAAACGTACAGATGGGGAAAAATGCGTGGATGTCCCCTGGATGTATGAACCtcag CTATCCACATCCTCCGATACCGATGAGATGCAGCCCTTCCCAAGTGGTTACATGCACATGAATTTTGAAGACGCCCAAGCTGTCTTGGACGATTACACAAACGCCGTCCTTTATGAGCGCGGCACCCTCAACCCGGACGAGCACCAGGATGAACTTGATGACAAGGCCTCCACGTACACCCTCACCAATGTAGTGCCCGTGGTGCCCGACTTCAACAACAGAGTCTGGAACAATCAGCAGCACATCATCCGCAAAAGGCTTAACAACTATTGCCGTGGAACAGCGTACATCGTCACAGGTATCACTACTTCGGGAAAGATGATTCGCCGGGAGAACATGAACCGCGTAGCAGTGCCAACGTACTTGTGGTCCGCTTACTGCTGCGTTGACTACGATCACAACGCACCTTATGATGAGCGCTATAAGTTTCCCTCTTTTGCTTACTATGGCCTGAATGAGGAGAACAAAGAGGTGGTGGAAATCCATGTGCAGAAGCTGAAGGAGTTCCTCAAGAAGACAACCTTTGTAGACCAGAACTTTCAGATCTTTGTTGAAGACTGTGTCCCACCAGCGTCCAGTAAAACATAA
- the si:dkey-85k7.11 gene encoding endonuclease domain-containing 1 protein, whose amino-acid sequence MAEGAECWDQTPRPSPPMCGRPPPLRCRCKASANVSASVSNSFKDCSHFFYMQTPPAGMKGTSLQRICQRYADKLRYATLYDSSRRLPLYSAYIFKKSDGKRRMDTPWMYEPQLVSDDESGNMRALPLTEDAPPLIEDSQAVLEDFTDAVEYRRGPLNPDLHQSEPEDKSSTYTLTNVVPLITNFLDTSWNPYLDIIRRRLNNFCHGKSFMVTGVTVSGATIQRDNRDRLAIPKHLWLAYCCPQFDHNSPYEVRFMFPGYGGYALNEQSDQSVVEVPLKTLESFLKSQTDMDSELTIFYKGCVSENTFKKKRDVTSVAG is encoded by the exons ATGGCGGAGGGGGCGGAGTGTTGGGATCAGACTCCCCGGCCTTCTCCGCCAATGTGCGGACGACCACCTCCACTCCGCTGTCGGTGTAAAGCAAGCGCTAAT GTGAGTGCCAGTGTGTCAAACAGCTTCAAAGACTGCAgccattttttctacatgcagACACCACCTGCAGGGATGAAGGGAACCAGCCTGCAGAGGATCTGCCAGAGGTACGCAGACAAACTGCGCTACGCCACGCTGTATGACAGCAGTCGTCGCCTCCCCCTTTACTCAGCCTACATCTTTAAGAAGTCTGATGGGAAGAGGAGGATGGACACACCATGGATGTATGAGCCACAG TTGGTTTCTGATGACGAGAGTGGCAACATGAGAGCACTTCCCCTCACTGAAGACGCTCCCCCTCTGATTGAGGACAGCCAGGCCGTGTTGGAGGACTTCACAGATGCTGTAGAATACAGACGTGGCCCACTGAATCCTGACCTGcaccaatcagagccagaggACAAATCCTCCACATACACTCTGACCAATGTAGTCCCATTAATCACAAACTTCCTGGATACTTCCTGGAACCCGTACTTGGACATCATCCGCCGCCGCCTCAACAACTTCTGCCACGGCAAGTCTTTCATGGTGACAGGCGTGACCGTTTCTGGGGCGACCATCCAACGAGATAACAGGGACCGGCTTGCAATCCCAAAACACTTATGGCTGGCTTACTGCTGTCCGCAGTTTGACCATAACTCTCCGTATGAGGTGAGGTTCATGTTCCCTGGTTATGGCGGCTATGCACTGAATGAACAAAGTGACCAAAGTGTGGTGGAAGTCCCTCTGAAGACTCTGGAGAGCTTCCTGAAGAGCCAGACAGACATGGACAGTGAGCTGACAATTTTCTACAAGGGCTGTGTGTCAGAAAACACCtttaagaagaaaagagacGTGACCAGTGTTGCAGGTTAA